One segment of Anatilimnocola aggregata DNA contains the following:
- a CDS encoding gamma-glutamyl-gamma-aminobutyrate hydrolase family protein, with the protein MSKKPLIGLNADYRPAQKAGPALTYVPAGYYNAIQAAGGIPVILPPLEDEDDIATALDRLDGFVMVGGGDLDPRRDGYQLHSSVKLMDARREDFDRTLMKLIADRRLPVFGIGSGMQLLNISQGGNLYLHIPEELPDALPHRDPQDPEHRHGLNIVFGTLMERVYGDGEIRVNSTHHMCVDEVAKGFSVTARCPDGVVEAIESNIEDWFAIGTQFHPEADSASALDVRIFEEFITGVQARCGQLKMVA; encoded by the coding sequence ATGTCGAAGAAGCCCCTCATTGGTTTGAATGCAGATTACCGGCCTGCGCAAAAGGCTGGCCCCGCGCTGACCTACGTGCCAGCAGGTTACTACAACGCCATTCAAGCTGCCGGTGGCATTCCTGTCATCCTGCCCCCGCTGGAAGATGAAGACGACATTGCAACTGCTCTCGATCGCCTGGATGGTTTTGTCATGGTGGGTGGTGGCGACCTCGACCCACGTCGCGACGGCTATCAACTGCACAGCAGCGTCAAGCTGATGGATGCCCGCCGCGAAGACTTCGATCGTACGCTCATGAAGCTCATCGCCGACCGCCGCCTGCCCGTCTTCGGCATCGGTTCAGGCATGCAGCTGCTCAACATCTCGCAAGGCGGAAACCTCTACCTGCACATTCCGGAAGAGTTGCCAGATGCCCTGCCCCACCGCGATCCGCAAGATCCCGAGCATCGCCACGGCCTCAATATCGTCTTCGGCACTCTGATGGAGCGGGTCTATGGCGATGGCGAAATCCGCGTCAACAGCACGCATCACATGTGCGTCGATGAAGTCGCCAAGGGCTTCAGCGTCACGGCTCGCTGCCCCGATGGCGTGGTTGAAGCGATCGAAAGCAACATCGAAGACTGGTTTGCCATCGGCACTCAGTTCCACCCCGAAGCTGACTCGGCCTCGGCGCTCGATGTGCGCATCTTCGAAGAATTCATCACTGGCGTGCAAGCTCGCTGCGGCCAGTTGAAAATGGTTGCCTAG
- a CDS encoding PDZ domain-containing protein, which yields MSTTLSTWLKTLSAVVPAALLSAALYTSPANAQNVPPPAKDAREAVKDAREEVRDTTRDAREAVRDTKNTVKDPRDPRDPARDLSRDARDPRNTTREETRDTVRDGREAVRDTRDAVRDNVRDARENTRDTVRDARAVRASFRADGTRPADFGLWFNRNLNNGLVIADIASQGAISKLGLREGDRVISVNGRKVATEADFVSYIFADDVRDQQVKVIVMRDGREEVVVVEPNLFIDELAYVDNDPLENFGVVIDDRYTDRIVVWRVIPRSPAYYAGIRAGDVIVSLGDQRVTGVQNLVQRLTGVDVGNVQVQVSRGQNTRTYEVDVPRFEARSERRNALRPNFDAEDRRDDRLDRREERIDDRRDNRAVPAPRVQGGVEATIPAPAVPAVNPPAVIPAPAPAVAPAPAPAPRPAGSPAPRPGLFPRNKQ from the coding sequence ATGTCCACCACCTTGAGCACCTGGCTCAAAACACTGTCCGCCGTTGTACCCGCTGCTTTGCTGAGCGCTGCACTTTACACCTCTCCAGCGAACGCCCAGAACGTCCCCCCACCGGCTAAAGATGCTCGCGAAGCAGTGAAGGACGCGCGAGAAGAAGTGCGCGATACGACCCGCGATGCTCGCGAAGCGGTCCGCGACACCAAGAACACCGTGAAAGATCCACGCGACCCACGGGATCCAGCCCGCGATTTATCGCGCGATGCTCGCGATCCACGCAATACAACTCGCGAAGAAACCCGCGACACCGTGCGTGACGGCCGCGAAGCGGTCCGTGACACTCGGGACGCCGTTCGCGACAACGTCCGCGATGCTCGCGAGAATACACGTGACACTGTTCGCGATGCTCGCGCCGTACGTGCCAGCTTTCGTGCCGATGGCACTCGCCCGGCCGACTTCGGCCTGTGGTTCAACCGCAACCTGAACAATGGCCTCGTGATCGCCGATATCGCCAGCCAAGGTGCGATCAGCAAACTCGGCCTGCGCGAAGGGGACCGCGTGATTTCGGTGAATGGTCGCAAGGTCGCCACCGAAGCTGACTTTGTTTCTTACATCTTTGCCGACGATGTACGGGACCAACAAGTCAAGGTTATCGTGATGCGTGACGGACGCGAAGAAGTCGTCGTCGTCGAACCCAATCTGTTCATCGACGAATTGGCTTACGTCGACAATGATCCGCTCGAAAACTTCGGCGTGGTGATCGACGATCGCTATACCGACCGCATTGTGGTCTGGCGTGTCATTCCTCGTTCGCCCGCTTATTATGCTGGCATTCGGGCTGGCGACGTCATTGTCTCGCTTGGCGATCAACGCGTGACGGGTGTTCAGAATCTGGTGCAACGACTGACCGGTGTCGATGTCGGCAACGTGCAAGTGCAGGTCAGTCGCGGTCAGAACACGCGGACCTACGAAGTGGATGTGCCGCGGTTTGAAGCTCGCAGCGAACGCCGCAATGCCCTGCGTCCTAACTTCGATGCAGAAGATCGGCGTGACGACCGGCTCGACCGCCGCGAAGAGCGAATTGACGACCGTCGCGATAACCGGGCTGTTCCGGCTCCGAGGGTGCAAGGTGGCGTCGAAGCTACGATTCCCGCGCCAGCTGTACCTGCGGTAAATCCGCCAGCCGTTATTCCGGCCCCAGCCCCAGCAGTGGCGCCTGCTCCCGCGCCGGCACCGCGACCGGCTGGCAGCCCAGCTCCGCGACCCGGTTTGTTCCCCCGCAACAAGCAGTAA
- a CDS encoding sulfatase family protein yields MRKSIHLLRFVFLYLSLVAISLAAVKSEAQEIPAKAPPNVVIILSDDQAWTDYGFVGHKQIQTPAIDQLAKESLTFTRGYVPSSLCRPSLMTLITGQYPHQHGISGNDPPKGTDRREMLKHVRRAETLPKLLGKAGYTSFQCGKWWEGNHAEGGFTAGMTHGDPAKGGRHGDVGLKIGREGLQPIADFLDANGEKPFFLWYAPLLPHSPHTPPERLLAKYRDKTESLHIAKYWAMCEWWDESVGELLAMLDKRKLSDNTIVVYLADNGWLQDPASPKYAPRSKRSPNEGGIRTPIMVRWPAKIKPSNSDVAVSSIDLAPTILAACGVAIPADLPGLSLMPENQSKVAAREYLFGEIFEHDVADIDRPAAGLMYRWVLEAGPGDDRYKLIVSADGRASQLYNIARDPTEEKDLATADPERVAKLQKKLDAWWKP; encoded by the coding sequence ATGCGAAAATCAATCCACCTGCTTCGATTCGTTTTCCTTTATCTCAGTCTCGTCGCAATTTCCTTGGCCGCGGTGAAAAGCGAAGCACAGGAAATACCTGCCAAGGCACCGCCCAATGTGGTGATTATTCTCTCCGACGATCAGGCTTGGACCGATTACGGCTTCGTGGGACACAAGCAGATTCAAACGCCAGCCATCGATCAACTAGCGAAAGAAAGTCTTACTTTCACACGCGGCTATGTTCCTTCCAGTTTGTGCCGTCCTAGTTTGATGACGCTCATCACCGGGCAGTATCCCCATCAGCACGGGATCAGCGGCAACGATCCGCCGAAAGGTACCGACCGCCGGGAGATGCTCAAGCATGTGCGGCGGGCCGAGACGCTGCCGAAGTTGTTGGGCAAGGCTGGCTACACTAGTTTTCAGTGCGGCAAATGGTGGGAGGGGAATCATGCCGAGGGTGGCTTCACCGCTGGCATGACGCATGGCGATCCGGCCAAGGGTGGTCGTCATGGAGACGTGGGTTTGAAGATTGGCCGCGAAGGCTTGCAGCCAATCGCCGACTTTTTGGACGCCAACGGCGAGAAGCCATTTTTTCTCTGGTACGCACCACTGCTGCCCCACTCGCCCCATACTCCGCCAGAGCGACTGCTGGCTAAGTACCGCGACAAGACCGAGTCGCTCCACATCGCCAAGTACTGGGCCATGTGCGAGTGGTGGGATGAAAGTGTGGGCGAGTTGCTGGCCATGCTCGACAAGCGGAAGCTGAGCGACAACACAATCGTCGTCTATCTGGCCGATAATGGTTGGCTGCAGGATCCCGCTTCGCCCAAGTATGCTCCCCGCAGTAAGCGGTCGCCCAATGAAGGTGGCATTCGTACGCCAATCATGGTCCGCTGGCCGGCGAAGATCAAACCGAGTAACAGTGACGTCGCGGTCAGCAGCATCGATTTGGCTCCGACCATTCTGGCAGCCTGTGGCGTCGCCATTCCGGCCGACCTGCCGGGCTTGAGCCTAATGCCTGAGAACCAGAGCAAGGTAGCGGCCAGAGAATATCTGTTTGGAGAAATCTTTGAGCACGACGTGGCTGACATCGATCGCCCCGCAGCCGGCCTGATGTATCGCTGGGTGCTGGAGGCCGGACCCGGTGACGATCGTTACAAGCTCATTGTTTCTGCCGATGGCAGAGCGAGCCAGCTTTACAACATTGCCCGTGACCCAACCGAGGAAAAAGATCTCGCTACGGCTGACCCCGAGCGTGTGGCGAAGCTCCAAAAGAAACTGGATGCCTGGTGGAAGCCCTAG
- a CDS encoding ferrochelatase — translation MTYDALLLVSFGGPEGPDDVLPFLENVLRGKNVPRERMLAVAEHYQHFGGVSPINEQNRALLAAMKNDLSQHGVDLPIYWGNRNWHPLLADTLAQMKQDGVQHALAFFTSGFSSYSGCRQYRENIGVAQQTVGEGAPAVDKLRVFFNHPGFIEPMIERVRDAFAQIPEERRSKAVLLFTAHSIPLSMATNCKYETHFAEASRLIAEGVNHPQHRLVYQSRSGPANQPWLEPDVGDVLKELAVTGDVRDVVVVPVGFISDHMEVMFDLDYEAKHLADELGLNLVRAGTVGTHPRFVAMIRELIQERISDAPKLAIGTLGPSHDVCPADCCKYEPRRPMPPAAESRPTAC, via the coding sequence ATGACTTACGACGCTCTTTTGCTGGTTTCTTTTGGCGGCCCTGAAGGGCCCGACGATGTGCTGCCGTTCTTGGAGAACGTGCTGCGGGGCAAAAATGTGCCGCGCGAGCGGATGCTGGCCGTGGCCGAGCATTATCAGCACTTTGGCGGGGTGAGCCCGATCAACGAGCAGAACCGCGCGCTTTTGGCCGCTATGAAGAATGATCTCAGCCAGCATGGCGTTGACTTGCCCATTTACTGGGGCAATCGAAACTGGCATCCCCTGCTGGCCGATACGCTCGCACAGATGAAGCAGGATGGCGTGCAGCACGCGCTCGCGTTTTTTACTTCGGGTTTTAGTTCCTACAGCGGCTGCCGGCAGTATCGCGAAAACATCGGCGTCGCGCAGCAGACGGTGGGCGAAGGTGCCCCAGCTGTCGACAAACTACGTGTTTTCTTCAATCACCCGGGATTCATCGAGCCGATGATCGAGCGCGTGCGCGACGCCTTCGCGCAGATTCCTGAAGAGCGCCGCAGCAAGGCCGTACTCTTATTCACGGCGCACAGTATTCCCCTCTCGATGGCGACCAACTGCAAGTACGAAACACACTTTGCCGAGGCATCGCGGCTAATTGCCGAAGGGGTGAACCATCCGCAGCATCGGCTGGTCTATCAAAGTCGCAGCGGGCCGGCGAACCAACCTTGGCTTGAGCCGGACGTGGGCGATGTGCTGAAAGAACTGGCGGTAACGGGTGACGTGCGCGACGTGGTCGTGGTTCCGGTCGGCTTCATATCCGATCACATGGAGGTGATGTTCGATCTCGACTACGAAGCCAAGCACCTGGCAGATGAACTTGGTCTGAATCTCGTGCGCGCGGGAACGGTGGGGACTCATCCACGGTTCGTTGCCATGATACGCGAGTTGATTCAAGAGCGAATCAGCGATGCCCCGAAGTTGGCCATTGGCACACTCGGGCCTAGCCATGACGTTTGTCCGGCCGACTGCTGCAAGTACGAACCGCGCCGGCCGATGCCGCCAGCCGCCGAGTCGCGCCCCACGGCCTGCTGA
- the uvrA gene encoding excinuclease ABC subunit UvrA has translation MPSQNSSSSISTGEALALAAGSEYSAISIRGARTHNLQNVDLDIPHGKLVVITGPSGSGKSSLAFDTVYAEGQRQYIESLSVYSRQFLTQLQRPDVDSIDGLQPTICIDQRPGNQNPRSTVATNTEIYDYLRLLMARLGDVSCHQCGEPVRHQSLDQIQEALLSLAEGTKLLILAPIVRGRKGQHAEALATVRKAGLVRARIDGQLCELDAAPQLDARKAHTIEAVVDRIVVRPGVNSRLAESLQLAARHGDGALVACYLDPEQEKQARTTGTTTEGLWTDRLFSTKYACPNCQVNLAEIEPRTFSFNSPYGACPKCEGLGHLNQFDPDLVVPIRGLSLASGVVAPWAGLRSATVKKSRASLEAFLTEHDKAKDANWSDFTESFFTQLLYGEPAEKTDRFVGLMTLLEQELATATDEARREQLEAYRGQISCQECGGSRLRREALGVRVAGKTIHEITQQSIYAAAAFFQGLHYAGHDQQIAKPILQEIRSRLGFLQQVGLGYLTLARSSDSLSGGEFQRVRLATGIGAGLAGILYILDEPSIGLHSRDNDRLIAALRDLQTNGSTVLVVEHDEAMMHAADWLIDIGPGAGSQGGKVIAAGTPAEVAADPLSLTGAYLSGRQTIAVPTNRRTADLARAITIAGCTANNLQNVTATIPLGLLIAVTGVSGSGKSSLINETLAPALIRKLGGVAPKPAAHASLVGTELIDKVIEIDQRGLGRSPRSNAATYTGLWDEIRKVFATTKEARQLGYAPNRFSFNVAGGRCETCQGQGLQRIEMNFLPDIFVPCPTCSGQRFNAQTLQVLYRGKNIAEILEMSIDEAVGFFENFSHIERTLVSLCDVGLGYLKLGQPSTTLSGGEAQRVKLATELARAETGRTFYLLDEPTTGLHFDDIRLLLGVLQKLVDRGNTVLVIEHNLDVIKSADWLIDLGPDGGDGGGQIMFAGTPEQLASLPENLTGKFLKPLLKH, from the coding sequence ATGCCCAGCCAGAACTCCAGCTCTTCTATTTCGACCGGCGAGGCACTTGCGCTCGCCGCTGGTTCCGAGTACTCCGCGATTTCGATTCGCGGCGCGCGAACGCACAACCTGCAAAATGTCGACCTCGATATTCCGCACGGCAAGCTGGTGGTGATCACTGGCCCCAGCGGTTCGGGCAAAAGCAGTCTGGCATTCGACACCGTATACGCCGAAGGACAGCGGCAATACATCGAAAGCCTGAGCGTCTACTCGCGGCAATTCCTCACGCAACTGCAGCGGCCGGATGTCGATTCGATCGATGGCTTGCAGCCGACGATCTGCATCGATCAGCGCCCGGGAAATCAAAACCCGCGCAGCACGGTGGCCACCAACACCGAGATCTACGATTATCTGCGACTGCTGATGGCTCGCCTCGGCGACGTCAGCTGTCATCAATGTGGCGAGCCGGTGCGGCATCAATCGCTCGATCAAATTCAAGAAGCACTCCTCTCGCTGGCCGAAGGTACGAAGCTCTTGATCCTTGCGCCGATCGTGCGCGGTCGCAAAGGGCAGCATGCCGAAGCGCTCGCCACGGTGCGCAAAGCAGGACTGGTGCGCGCAAGGATCGATGGCCAGTTGTGTGAACTCGATGCAGCGCCTCAGCTTGATGCGCGCAAGGCCCACACGATTGAAGCGGTCGTCGACCGGATCGTCGTTCGCCCAGGAGTAAACTCGCGCCTGGCCGAGTCGCTGCAATTAGCAGCCCGGCACGGCGACGGCGCGCTCGTGGCCTGCTATCTCGATCCCGAGCAGGAAAAACAAGCCCGCACGACCGGCACAACGACGGAAGGTTTGTGGACCGATCGCCTCTTCAGCACGAAATATGCGTGCCCGAATTGCCAGGTCAATCTCGCCGAGATTGAACCCCGCACCTTCAGTTTCAACAGTCCCTACGGCGCTTGCCCCAAGTGCGAAGGGCTGGGGCATTTGAATCAGTTCGATCCCGATTTGGTCGTCCCCATTCGCGGACTGTCGCTCGCCAGCGGAGTGGTCGCCCCCTGGGCGGGCCTTCGATCGGCCACCGTGAAGAAGTCGCGCGCGAGCCTGGAAGCATTCTTGACCGAGCACGACAAAGCAAAGGACGCCAATTGGTCTGATTTCACCGAAAGCTTCTTTACGCAACTTCTGTATGGTGAACCGGCCGAGAAGACCGATCGCTTTGTAGGGCTCATGACGCTGCTCGAACAAGAGTTGGCCACTGCAACCGACGAAGCCCGCCGCGAACAACTCGAAGCCTATCGCGGACAGATCAGTTGTCAGGAATGTGGCGGCTCGCGCTTGCGGCGCGAAGCGCTCGGTGTACGTGTGGCGGGCAAGACGATTCACGAAATTACGCAGCAGTCGATCTACGCCGCGGCGGCGTTTTTTCAGGGCTTGCACTACGCGGGGCACGACCAGCAAATTGCCAAACCCATCTTGCAAGAGATTCGGAGCAGGCTGGGATTCTTGCAGCAAGTCGGCCTGGGCTATCTCACTCTCGCGCGCTCGAGCGATTCACTCAGCGGTGGTGAGTTTCAGCGCGTGCGTTTGGCCACCGGCATCGGCGCGGGACTGGCCGGCATCTTGTACATTCTCGATGAACCGTCGATTGGGCTCCACTCGCGCGATAACGATCGCCTGATCGCAGCCCTTCGCGATTTGCAAACCAACGGCAGCACCGTGCTGGTCGTCGAACATGACGAAGCGATGATGCACGCGGCCGACTGGCTGATTGACATTGGTCCCGGCGCGGGAAGCCAGGGTGGCAAAGTGATCGCCGCGGGAACACCGGCAGAAGTGGCTGCGGACCCGCTGTCTCTCACCGGTGCTTACTTGAGCGGTCGCCAAACGATCGCGGTGCCCACGAACCGGCGAACAGCTGACCTGGCGCGAGCCATCACGATTGCCGGTTGCACTGCGAATAACCTGCAGAATGTCACCGCAACCATTCCGCTGGGACTGTTGATTGCTGTGACCGGCGTCAGCGGTTCTGGGAAGAGTTCGCTCATTAACGAAACGCTCGCGCCGGCCCTCATTCGCAAGCTGGGGGGCGTCGCACCCAAACCCGCAGCACATGCGTCGCTGGTGGGAACCGAACTGATCGACAAGGTAATCGAAATTGATCAACGCGGGCTTGGTCGTTCGCCGCGTAGCAATGCTGCGACCTACACTGGCTTATGGGATGAGATTCGCAAAGTCTTCGCGACCACGAAGGAAGCCCGGCAACTTGGCTACGCCCCGAACCGTTTCAGCTTCAATGTTGCTGGCGGCCGCTGCGAAACCTGCCAGGGGCAAGGCTTGCAGCGAATCGAGATGAATTTCCTTCCTGACATTTTCGTCCCTTGCCCAACTTGCAGCGGCCAACGCTTCAATGCCCAGACGTTGCAAGTCCTGTATCGTGGCAAAAACATTGCTGAGATTCTGGAGATGTCGATCGACGAGGCGGTCGGCTTCTTCGAAAACTTCTCGCACATCGAACGGACGCTCGTGAGCCTGTGCGACGTCGGCCTTGGTTACTTGAAACTAGGTCAGCCCAGCACGACACTCTCGGGTGGCGAAGCCCAGCGGGTGAAACTCGCGACGGAATTGGCTCGCGCGGAAACGGGTCGCACGTTCTACTTGCTCGATGAACCGACGACCGGCCTACACTTCGACGATATTCGCTTGCTCTTGGGCGTGCTGCAGAAATTGGTCGATCGCGGCAACACAGTGCTGGTGATCGAGCACAATCTCGACGTAATCAAGTCGGCCGATTGGCTCATCGATTTAGGCCCCGATGGTGGCGACGGGGGGGGGCAGATTATGTTTGCCGGTACCCCCGAACAACTGGCGTCGCTGCCGGAAAACCTCACCGGCAAGTTCTTGAAGCCCCTGCTCAAGCACTAA